CCCTTATTCAGTTCAAAAGTAGCCATGCACGAACAATATCAGCCCCGTGAAATAGAAAATGCCGCACAAACCTTCTGGGACGAGCAGAAGTCCTTTGAAGTCAGCGAACAGCCAGGCAAGGAGACTTACTATTGCCTGTCGATGTTCCCTTACCCCAGCGGCAAGCTACACATGGGGCACGTGCGTAACTACACCATCGGCGATGTGATTTCCCGCTACCAGCGCATGCTCGGCAAGAACGTCCTGCAACCCATGGGTTGGGACGCTTTCGGCATGCCGGCGGAAAACGCCGCGATGAAAAACAACGTGGCCCCCGCCAAGTGGACCTACGAAAACATCGCCTACATGAAGAACCAGCTGCGCAGCCTGGGCCTGGCGGTGGACTGGTCCCGCGAAGTGACCACCTGCAAGCCGGACTACTACCGCTGGGAACAATGGCTGTTCACTCGCCTGTTCGAAAAAGGCGTGATCTACAAAAAGAGCGGCACCGTGAACTGGGACCCGGTCGACCAGACCGTATTGGCCAACGAACAGGTCATCGACGGTCGCGGCTGGCGTTCCGGCGCGCTGATCGAAAAGCGCGAAATCCCGATGTATTACTTCAAGATCACCGCCTATGCGGATGAACTCTTGTCGAGCCTCGACGACTTGCCGGGCTGGCCTGAACAGGTCAAGACCATGCAGCGCAACTGGATCGGCAAATCCAAGGGCATGGAAGTGCAGTTCCCGTACAACCTCGACTCGATCGGCGAAGCGGGCGCACTCAAGGTGTTCACCACCCGCCCCGACACCCTGATGGGCGCAACTTACGTCGCCGTGGCCGCCGAACACCCGCTGGCCACCCAGGCCGCACGGAACAACCCTGAACTGCAGGCGTTCATCGCTGAATGCAAAGGCGGCAGCGTGGCTGAAGCCGACGTCGCGACCCAGGAGAAAAAAGGCCTGCCGACCGGCCTGTTCGTCGAGCACCCGCTGACTGGCGAGAAACTGCCGGTCTGGGTCGCCAACTACGTGCTGATGCACTACGGCGACGGCGCGGTCATGGCCGTACCGGCCCACGACGAACGCGATTTCGAATTCGCCACCAAGTACAGCCTGCCGATCAAATCCGTGGTTCGTACCAGCTCGGGCGACACCAACCCGGCCCCGTGGCAAGACGCCTACGGCGAACACGGCACCCTGATCAACTCCGGCGAGTTCGACGGCCTGGACTTCCAGGGTGCGTTCGACGCCATCGAAGTCGCGCTGATCAAGAAAAACCTCGGTGCCTCGCGCACCCAGTTCCGCCTGCGCGATTGGGGCATCAGCCGCCAGCGCTACTGGGGCTGCCCGATCCCGATCATCCACTGCGAAAGCTGTGGCGACGTGCCGG
Above is a genomic segment from Pseudomonas sp. R5-89-07 containing:
- the leuS gene encoding leucine--tRNA ligase — translated: MHEQYQPREIENAAQTFWDEQKSFEVSEQPGKETYYCLSMFPYPSGKLHMGHVRNYTIGDVISRYQRMLGKNVLQPMGWDAFGMPAENAAMKNNVAPAKWTYENIAYMKNQLRSLGLAVDWSREVTTCKPDYYRWEQWLFTRLFEKGVIYKKSGTVNWDPVDQTVLANEQVIDGRGWRSGALIEKREIPMYYFKITAYADELLSSLDDLPGWPEQVKTMQRNWIGKSKGMEVQFPYNLDSIGEAGALKVFTTRPDTLMGATYVAVAAEHPLATQAARNNPELQAFIAECKGGSVAEADVATQEKKGLPTGLFVEHPLTGEKLPVWVANYVLMHYGDGAVMAVPAHDERDFEFATKYSLPIKSVVRTSSGDTNPAPWQDAYGEHGTLINSGEFDGLDFQGAFDAIEVALIKKNLGASRTQFRLRDWGISRQRYWGCPIPIIHCESCGDVPVPEDQLPVVLPEDVVPDGAGSPLARMPEFYECSCPKCGAPAKRETDTMDTFVESSWYYARYASPHYEGGLVEKSAADHWLPVDQYIGGIEHAILHLLYARFFHKLMRDEGLVSSDEPFKNLLTQGMVIADTYYRREANGAYTWFNPADVELERDSKAKVISAKLKSDGLPVEIGGTEKMAKSKNNGVDPQSMIDQFGADTCRLFMMFASPPDMSAEWSDSGVEGSHRFLKRVWRLAHAHVSQGLPGKLDVAALNDEQKAVRRSIHLAIRQASQDVGQNHKFNTAIAQVMTLMNVLEKAAQATEQDRALIQEGLETVTLLLAPITPHISHQLWSRLGHSGAVIDARWPVQDDSALVQDTLQLVIQVNGKLRGQIDMPASASREEVEAAARCNENVLRFTEGLTIRKVIVVPGKLVNIVAS